Below is a genomic region from Triticum dicoccoides isolate Atlit2015 ecotype Zavitan chromosome 5A, WEW_v2.0, whole genome shotgun sequence.
GAGCACATTGGATTTTCTTGCAGAAAAGACCCTTGCATTTTTTTATTTGCATAGAAGCCCCCAGATAAAAAATGTTAATAAGGGGCTGCTGCGCACTGTATTTTTTTTCACAAACAccttgcattttatttatttattgtgtaACAAGCCGCTCAAATAAAATGAAAAATGGATGATGGCAAAGTTAAAACCCACGACCTGCTTTAAGGTGCAGTGTAATGATAGCCACCAGATCAAATAAGGCGAAAAGTTTAACGAAGAAACATACGGCACGGTTCGACCTCATGGTCGCTGCCCCGTGCGTGTGGTTTAACCACCAGATCAAATAAGGTGAAAAGTTTAATGAACAGATGTTGATATTAAATAACAAACAACATTTTATCTGGTCAACTCTTCATGTCTACCCAAAACAATATGCATGGATTTATTTTAAAAGGTTTTTCTTAGAGATAGTTAGACTTCCCTTAAGATGTAGCTTAACATGTAATATTACATGATTGACATTTTTCAAAACACATGATTAATATATTTgtatacatcagaaacatttttaGCATGATTAATATTCTTTGGAAACAATATTACATGTTTagcattttttttcaaatacacgtCTAACATTTTACAAATACAtagttaacatttttttaaatgtaagTTTCGATGTCCATTAATTTAATACACACTATCCGTTGTAGGTATACATCTAAAAACAATTTTATACCAGTTTGACATTTTACATATCTGACTAATAGTTTTCCAAATACAAGTTTTTAAGACTTTATTCAAATACATATTAAATATGTTTGGATGTTAGAAAACATTTTCAAAACTATATGACATTTTactacattgtataaacatttttaaaTATGTTATGAAACATTTTATAAATGCAACGTATGTTTTTTTTCATTACATAAGTATATTTTTACAACCTTTCAACATTTTTAAAAAGTTTACGTGATGGCGGCTGCTACAAATCGTCcggagaaataataataataataataaagacgTTTAGATTTATATGATTTGGTGGGTGGGGAGGCCCGCACAGGCAAGTCCTGCAAAGTAAGCAGTGTCCGTGCCGGCGCCAGCCTCTTCCCCCTGCAAAAATTGCCGTGCGGGTTTTGAACCCGCACCGCGAGCGGCTCTCACCGCACCGCTTTGTTTTCCTTACTCATTAGTTTAAGGCAACCTTCACCGCTAGCCCCTCCCCCCCTATTTGTACGCCCCGCGCCTTCGCCCGCCCGCTCCGctccgcgaggtgggactaatccatcacccccttccttcttctttcgtACTGTACTAGGCCGCCATGGATTTCCTTCCTGGGCTCCCACGGCCCACCTCAAAAATCCCCTCTCAGTCAACTCCGCCGccgttttccctcaaaaaaaaaaagtcaactccgccgccacctcctccctgcttcgtcGGCTGCAGCGTCGCCCTCCTCCTCCGCCTGGCCCGGACGACAGCCGCCGGCCCGAGGGTTGCGCACTTCTTCGGCACACACACCGCCGACGGCTTCGCCAAGGTACGTTCATGTGCGCCGCCGCAGCCGAGATTACATGGAACGTCGGCCCGACGCACACCCTGCTCCACCAACCTCACCGCATCTGGCCTCTGCCGACCCCTCCATCCCTCCTGATTTGCAATTCAGGCATAGAGGGAGATCAACAAGCTTCCAATATAGTGAATCGAAGCACCTCAGACTGGCAGCACTATGTCTTGTTGAAACATTCATGCGATTTTCTGTGATTTAACCATGCTTTCTTACACAATTTGAGATTTAATGTTGAAGCTGGTACTCACAGGGTCATATTTACACCAGTATGCAGATGTGGCTTGATCATGTGGAAGCATGTGACCAGGAAGGATTGCATCTGAATAAATTCACACGACAGCAACTGTATTAATCAGGTTAGTGTACTGTTAGTGTCATGTTTGTCCATTCTTCATTGTGTGATGTGAACCTCAATTGATATCTGTATTATACTCAACTGAACAGTCAGGTGTTAAGCTCTGAAACTTGTTCAAACTTTGAGAGGGGTGTTTATTTTTACCTAATCAGCAATTGTAACGGTAGCCTGATAGGTCACTTGCTGAAACTCTATAGTATGTCACTGTTAAAGGTCACAAACAGACAGAACCTTCCACTACTAACCTACTAGGTCATGAGCTGCTTAAGTTAATAGGACACACAATGACTGAACCTTCATAGTAGCTAGTCCCCAATCAATATCACATTAACTGGATTCAGACTCATGGGACTGTGTCTTGTTTGTTATTAACTGGATTCTTGATAGTTTTATCATTTCATTTGACTCACCCGATTTTAAGGTCTCAAAGTATAATAGCTGCACCGTTTCTTCTGTTTCGTCTAAACCAGATCCTACTTTGCTTCATTTAGTCCTCAGTGTAGGTTTAACTCATCTAAGGCTTCCTTCTGTAATTAACAGCTGTTTGTGCTTGTGGAGCTGGTGTCCCCAATTTTGGAAAGTATGTACTTATTATTTCCATTCATAAACTTGCAATCCTAAATTTCCAGGTGGGACCATTATAATAGAAATATTGTTGTTTCCTTGATAATCCATGTTTGTTGTTGTTCTATAGCCAATGAATGATAAGATCAAGCAAGCTATGGTTGGATCACTATCTGGAATTGTTTTCTCGACACGACTGaatttgtttattttattttccaaGTGTTCATTATTATCGCACTAAATACCAGGAAAACACACACCAAATAACCCATGTTAACTTGATTGCTTTTTCAGCTGTACTATGCTCGTGAATGACTACACAGTTGAGTTATATCTGATTGCCTTTTATGTTTGTCACTATGTTATTTGCGCCTATTCAACACTGGATGTGGTATAAAATACAAATAGGCACATATCCATGGATGAACTGCTGGAAACTTAGAaccttattttccttttctttgtatAGTAATTTTGTAATAGCAGAAGTCTTGCTTGCTCGTTCAGAAGAGTAAAACACCAATTTGTCAAAATATATTCCACCTTAACCTGTCGAAGGCATACCATCCTGTCGCAATAATGTTTCAGCTTTTAATACGTCCAAGGCACTGTCTAGACTATGAACACTTTCCTTTCCGGGACTGCTTAGAATAAGGAAAATGTTTGTACGCGGGACTGCGGGACGTTGATCGTAGGAAATCGTATGGCAGGAGCACTTGCTGGCCCCACCTTATCTCTTTGTTGTCCCCTCCCTTAGAGAAAGTCTTAACCAAGCATTGCTTAAAAAGAGAAATAACTGCAACCATTGATAGAAAAGCTTCGATCGTAATTGAGAAAAGCTCCAACCATTAATAGAGAAAACTACAACCAGACACTGTGCAATCAGAAAAGTTGCAACCGTGATAGAGAATGTTTCAATCATATGTGTGGAAAGTTTCAACCGGCGAGGGGAAAAGCTACGACTGGCAACGAGGCAAAACTTTTTGCTGCAACCGTATCGTTGTTTTGCTACTACCGGTGACTTTTCTCGCCTAATCCATGGGAGCAGAGCTGTGCCCCGCGATGACGGCGACATTTTTTGTTTTGCTGCAACTGTCGATGTTTTTTGCTACTATAGACGATGtattttgctacatccattcaatGTTGTTTTTTACTTGTGGTTGTCGACCGCGCAATTTGTGCAGCGAGCGTTGACGACGGGCCGCGGCGGCAGCGGCGCTACATCCATGGAGCATCAATGACAGGACTCCAAATTCATGGGTTCGAGCTGTCGATATCAAAAACCGCAGAGTGCAAAGTGTGGTCAATTCTGGTCCTCTACCCAAAGGATTGCCATGTGTGGACGCAACCTATTGCACTTGCAGCATAACCAAGTGTACCAGTTAACAGTCCAGCTGGTAATTACTGAATGTACCAGCTAGCAGTCCATCACATATGCCTTCTTCTCAGATGTTTAAATTGCTTTGAGTAGGTACTGACTAGAATATTACAGTCTTTAATCAACCAACAACAAATAAGCAATTTGATTCCTCTGAAACTCCCATGATCACATATCATCCAAGGAAAACCATATTTGGCCAAATATCAACAAATAACACACAACAAGTAAGACATTCAAGCCACATCCTGAGACTAAAAGCAGAATAGCTCTACAGCATATGGCATAAATACTTAACGGGGACTCCTCATTGTCACCATGGTCTTGCGTCTCAAAGAAGGGAAGCGGAGTAATGTTCTCTTGAAGAAAATAAGGAGTAAGCATAAAGTCTTCCGCCGCTTCACTTTGTGTATTTCCGATGAGCATACCATCAATGTCGAAAAGTTTGAGGTCCACATCATCAGGAAACTGGATCAGTAGCTCACGCTCATTCACCACAGCCACCTTAAATAATCTACGCATCGAACGGAGTGGCCACCTCGGCACCGCTATCATCAAGTTGATCAGGTACTTAGGCTGatcacaatggggaggaacttaggagtaacatcacactccaatacaactttgcttatgtgtcacatatttaatgaagagagaggtgcttgtggtatactagctaagttaccggaacatcacacactccaagaaacaatgagtctatagcctaataaatacattgttgcatgacactatatagatgttcctacccattgtggaggtagtaacatagtctagggaagtgtgtaagttactagactatgttcttgcccattgtgaccagccttagagtCCCAGATCTCTGCCTCATATCCTTGCATCACCTAGATGTTTATGACGAGGCCCTCTGCATTGCTGCACATGGCGAGCAAGCCCTCCATCTCCAGCAGGCACGCCATAGGAGTATGACTCTCTAGGGCAGGGCCGCGCATCCGTCGAAACGTTTCTGTTGCTGTGCAGAACACCACTATGCCGCTGTCGTACTAGTGAAGGTTTTCGCGGTGGAGAACGGGCGCAAGGGAGATGGCCAGCAGGTCCTTCGGAAACGCTTCCCGGAATGAAAACGAGAACACTAACGGGTACCCGATGCGCCTTGGGGGCTCATCAGATCCCAAGGCGAGGATGCAGTAAACATCTAAATGGTTCCAGTATAGTACCCGGTACTCTCCGCTAGCTGGTGCCGGTAGAAGCCGGCGATTCTGATTTCAGTAGAATAGTGTGCCAGCTGTTGTGTCTGAGTGGGTGGCAGGGTTGTAGACACAGAAGGATCCTTGGTGGGCTGTGCTGGAGACGATGAGGAGTCCGTCAGCTGCGCAGTGAAGCACGACCAGGCGCTCAGCTTCCTCAGGCGGGAGGACATCCACGAGCTTCCGGTTGGCGATATCGATACCCGCATTGGGGCAGACGACATGCGGCGGAGGTGAGAGGCCGAGTCACAGTCGCCGGTCCAGAAGTAGATGATCGGGAGCTTGGGCTGCCGGTGGTGGTGGCCGGTCAGGAAGTTGGGGCTGGAGGTGCCACAGCGCCATGACTTGTGGACGGCGCGGCAGCGGAAGACATACGGCAACCGCACCAGTATCTCTCCAAAGATGACCACGTATGGCAGGTCGTCCAGGATTGTCAGGCCATTGCTGTCAGGCATGTCTGGCCGGTGATGGACAAAACAAAAGTTCAACTCGTTAGTAAGACAAATGGAAGAAAATGTAGCTCTACTACTCTAAATCAAATCGAGCAAGAGCTTCCGAACTGTTTGTTGACGAGCAAACGAGGACGAGGTGCTGCCTAGGATAATGAATATGTAAATGTAAGAGCTACTACAAGGGGTAATCGGTGGAAGCCAAAAGTATGGGTGAGAGTTACAAGGGTAAGTGCATGTGGACGTTAGGAAGAACCAAGATGCGCTGCAGTTCGAGGTCACTGCCCTTCGTGGGCCTGCTTTGGGTGATTTACGTCTGTTCCCACCAGCAATTTTTTCTTCCTGTTTACTTCGGCCTGTTTCTACCGTTTTCatcacttttatttatcttttcatttttctttcttttaCCTTCTAAAATTTTACGGACATTATTAAAATCCACGATGATTTTCCAAAAAccatgatttatttttttatagAAAACACATATACTTTCTAaatctgtgaacatttttttattcaAGCATAAAGATCCAGATGGTAAGGATAAAATACAGTATCTTATTCTTAAGGATTCTGAAATTGGTGAATGCTTTTACAATTTGCCGACCTCCTTTGGAAATTGTGACATTTTTTAGTTCCTAGACATTTTAAAATATTTCAATACTATGTTCCTAATATGTCAAAAATTCAAGTTGTTGGTCTTTTTGAAGGAAACGGATAAAAAAAGGAAAACCGAAAAGGCCAAGGGCATGAAAGTCGGTTGAGAGTTGTGTGCGCCAAAATGATGGCGAAATGTATACAGCGCTCCTCCATGGACTGGTCCAGTAGAGATCTCCTTTTCCCATTTTTTTTTATTCTTCATTTGGCTCCGGTTTTCCTCTTAGATTTCTCCGATTTTTCTTATTCACATTTTATTAAAATCATGCATTTTTTTGAACTTGGGAACAATTTTAAAATTCCTTTTGTAAAACATTTATCTTTTTCTTAAGTGAGCTACATTTAAAAAAAATCTTCAATGAACTTCAAATATGCAAACATTCTCTAAATATTCCacacatttttttaaaatttcatgttTTTTATTTGTCAACATTTTTTTAACTGATAGGACCAGCTTCCTGGATCCAACCCTTGGAGGGTCTGACGAAGATCAGTTGTGATGGGGTCGTGGCCATACTAGAGATGAAAGGGATTGTGGGTGCAATCTGCCGAAGTGAGCAAGGTGTATTCTTGGGTGCGTCTGCACTTGTATAGGAAGGAGTGACTGATCGGGCTATGTTGGAAGCGCTTGCTTGTAGGGAGTCTCTCATGCTTGCAAAAGATCTTATGACCAACCATGTTCAGGTGGCGTCCGACTGTCTTCGGGTAGTCTCTGAAATCAATCAAGGCAACAATTATGGTCCCTGTTGCATGATTCTAAAGGACATAGAAAATGACACAAAGGATTTCTTGGTGTCCATCTTCGGACACGAGCATTGAGAAGCAAATGGGGAAATGCACCGTATTGCGGAAAATGTCTACGTCCCTTGAGGTTGTCCGTCATGTTTGGTTTTCTACTCCCCTAGTTCATCTTTGTATTCCAGTAAACGTTTGTGATCAATAAAGAACTTGTTGTTCCACTAAGAAAAGAATTCACATCCACCACTAAAGAACGTGAATTCTCGTCCTATCACTAGATTTCACATATATTTTTGTGACTAAACTTTTTAAAATGCGCAACTGGCATAACTTAAAAAGGCAAGGAACAGAAAATGCAATCTTAACACTAGAATACAGAAGGCAGGTGAACCAATTGCACCACATGCAATTGTGCAACGGATATGTTCCCGTGCTTCTGCAAAGAGATGGTCTTGGTTAgtaagtacttcctccgttcacaaatataagatgttctatttTTTTGTGTGAATCGGATGTATATaagacacgttttagtgtgtttgtccACTCATTTCAGTTTATGTGTAAATATACAAAACATTTTATATTTGTGAACGGCAGACTAGTTGAGAAGATAAGATGCAACCGAGGCGAGAAGTAGCATATGTCAAAGCATCCAACAAGATTTTGGTGTACCTAGGAACATGAAGAGGATAATAGTAAGAAATCTTGCTCAGCAAATTTTTACCCAGGACCCGATACAACACTTGGCTAAGGACAAGACAATTGATTGAAAGAATTTAATTTTAAGAAACAAATACCCTAGTAGGCCTAGAGCAAAGCTTTAAAAAACCTTAACCAAAATAATTATTCTAAAAATATTTCTGTAGACATGACTCTTGGTGTTTCATTGTTTCAAGGGCCAGGGATCCCATGACGAGCCAGGGCTAGAcgaattttagtttggagatatatgTCCCAAACCTAGGTTGTGGTCGTCAAATTATATGTGCTGAACTTATGTTACAGTTTATTGTCATCGTTGAAATAGACACACAACATAAAGAGTTTAGTTTACGAAGCAGTAAAGTACGTTACCGCAAAAGGAAAGACAGTAAAGTAAGCAAAAGCTGAGTATTTTTGCAAAAGCCGAATTGTGACAATCAACCtccatttcttttcttttccttttcttgagTGTAACTTGTTGCAGTTTTTTTCAAGAATCGAGCACCCTCCGTGGTAACCTCCGAGCTAACACATGTCGGAGCTACCTGAAACCAAGCTCTACATAATTTATTACTGCAACCCTCTCTAGCTAAGCTAAGAGTGTGCGACTTTATTAACCGACCATTGCACCGAGACTATCATATAATACTGAAAGGGTTTTAGTAAGTCCTTCACCTCCTGAACAAATTGCCCATGAGCAGATAAGTCCTTGAGATCAACCTCCATTTCAAACATGGCACAAGCACGGTCTTACGTCTGCAACAATCTGAAAACTCGAGCTAAAAAAAGTAGGATCGGAAGCAAACCCACGTGAATCAGGTGTCTATATAAGCTGGAGACGGGGGCATCCGCGCACAATTAAGATGTAGCTGTACTATACTCGATTGATTTAATTGAACTGCAGAAATGGGAACAACAAACAGTACTGCACAAGTCAGAGCAAGATCGATGTGATGTTGTGATTGCTCTGTTCTGACTTTCGGTGATGCCTACGTTAGTTGACTTGTCGGCCCGATCGCTGTCAACTAGCAACTCGATCAAATCAAGATAATTAATTCGGCACTAGTTAAATTTAACCTGAACGGCAGGTCGTAATCATGGATTCATGGTTCGCTCTGTTGGTTgccggagctgttggcggagacaaGATGCAGCATTAGTGATCAACCagcaaaggagataaacaaccaAACGTAGAAATCCAGTAGTACCAGGACTAAGTAATGAACCGAGACTCAACTAAACTGCTCttttattactccctccatcccgaattagttgtcttagatttgtctagatacggataaaCTAATTTGAGATGGAGGTATTATTAGATAACCTTGTTTCGATGTGTTCATGGATTGGTCCTCGTAGCCGCTAGTTTTGACGTCCGATGTTTCTGAGAGTTATCTTGTGTAAGAGACAGTTAGTTTGCAGCTCATCATCGGGTCGTGTCTGCTCAGAGTGGGAGCAATGGTGGTGGTTGTTGGCTTGGCCGGACCATTACCAAAGGCTGGTGGAGCGGTCATGCGGGGTCTGGACAAAAGCTTTGTGGTCGATGTGATCAATGCTGGCGAGAATGGTGCCCTCATGCATTGTTTTCCTTTTGGAAGGCGTTTTCGAAGGAGTCACACTCTATCTCTTTGGCTGGTGTCACtattttggtcatgttattttttcCCTTTCAATTGACTTTTGGCCTAGTTTTTCTTATAAACCAGACACTCTGTATTTTGTTTTCGTTTTTTCCTATATTGATGAAATCCGTTGCGTTCCTGCCTTGAATCATGAAAAAAAAAGTGCCCCAGGAACACGAGGGCAAAAAAACTCTATATTAATGGAACAAAACTCTATTACCTCGCAAAAAAAGCCATATGTATGCGGCGACATTAATTGTTGTACTCGACACATTTATTTGCACGTACCTTGATAACAATACACATGAGCACATGATAAACAAATGTAtagttttttttgcgggaaaacaaATGTATAGTTTCTTTGTGGTAATCCACTGGTCATTTGCACGAGCAAGCAATCCAAGTACGTCACACCTTTATGCTAGTAGAAACTCGCGCACTTCACAATAAGGATTGCAGCTTGTTTTTTTGACACTGTCATAATGTCAAAAAACAGtttatattttgatacggagggagGAATATCTCTCAATTTCATTTCACGGACCATCTGATTCGGGAAAAAAGAAAAGACAAACGGACCATCTATCTAcaagtgtcgggtggtaggtgcgacatatgccaacgggtggcttatcattgtgggagccagtaagatgtCGCCGGTACCTGGAagcaggatgaggcgaagacatgcacgccggcaaatcttacccagcttcagggctctccgaggagataacacccctactgctgctctgcggggtctccgcatgatcactagatgagcgAGTGGCTACAAGatactccttgagctgtttggcgagaagaagaagaagggcacggctagctcttctctcctctctatgtggtgtctaaaactagctcagatcaaccctttgcatgggtgccccggggggtttatataggcccacccccgggggtacaatggtaatccggctgggcgtgggccctagccgtctgtgtctacgctcgccggcttctgcgccggctgctagggcccgccggctagtgggtcccgctggctgccggctccttggtcgacaggcaggccccactgtcaagggccttgtcggtggctggtcactgttgcctcaaacctggtgacgagggcttcgccgaggtaagcgtggctacagtgccgccgcccggcgggcgatcgctgtagccacgcctcgtcttgtccccttaatggggcgtcttcttctagggaggaagcaagccggctatggggagccggccccgtcttgggccgactgggggaggcctggccgccttcgggtgtctctctgcccgaaggggcccaccgcccatgggccgcgctgacagcccgtcgtgggtggcatcagggtcaacatggcaacagtgtaggggaacgttgcagaaaacaaaaaatttcctacggtttcaccaagatccatctatgagttcatctagcaatgagtgattggattgcatctacatacatttgtagatcacgcgcagaagcgttcaaagaacggggatgaggaagacgtactcgacgtgatccaaatcaccggagatcctagcgccgaacggacggcacctccgtgttcaacacacgtacggtcagcgtgacgtctccttcttcttgatccagcaaggggggagaagaggttgatgaagatccagcagcacgacggcgtggtggtggatgcagggcgtcgcagcagcagggcttcgccgtatactgcgagagagaggtgtagcaggggagagggaggcgccaagactcaaggtatggctaccccctccctccccccctttatataggctcccctaggggggcgccagccctaggagatgggatctcctagggggggcggcggccaagggtggagtagcccccaaggcaaggtggggcgcccccccacccctagggttccaaccctaggcgcatggggtgggcctaggggggcccactatgggctggttcccctccccactttggcctatggggccctccgggatgggtggccccacccggtggacccccgggacccttccggtggtcccggtacaataccggtgaccccgaaactctcccgatggccgaaactgcacttcctatatataattcttcaccttcggaccattccagaactcctcgtgacgtccaagatctcatccgggactccgaacaactttcgggttactgcatattcatatctctacaaccctagcgtcaccgaaccttaagtgtgtagaccctacgggttcgggagacatgtagacatgaccgagacggctctctggtcaataaccaacagcgggatctggatacccatgttggctcccacatgctcctcgatgatctcatcggatgaaccacgatgtcgaggattcaagtaaccccgtatacaattccctttgtcaatcggtacgttacttgcccgagattcgatcgtcggtatcccaatacctcgttcaatctcgttaccggcaagtcactttactcgtaccgtaatgcatgatcccgtgaccagacacttggtcactttgagctcattatgatgatgcattaccgagtgg
It encodes:
- the LOC119298918 gene encoding uncharacterized protein LOC119298918, which encodes MDFLPGLPRPTSKIPSQSTPPPFSLKKKKSTPPPPPPCFVGCSVALLLRLARTTAAGPRVAHFFGTHTADGFAKGHIYTSMQMWLDHVEACDQEGLHLNKFTRQQLY